TCCGAGTTCAGCCATCGCGCCGCCGCCGAGTCGCTGCCGCTGCGCGACGCCTTCTCGGTGCTCTTCTTCGTCTCCGTCGGCATGCTCTTCGACCCGCGCGTGCTGCTCGCCGAGCCCGGCCGCGTCGTCGTCGTGGTCGCCATCGTGATGATCGGAACGCCGCTCGCCGCCGGCGCCCTGGCGCTCCTCTTCCGCTATCCGCTGAAGACGGCGCTCACTCTCGGCGCCGGCTTCGCGCAGATCGGCGAGTTCTCCTTCATGGTCGCCGCGCTCGGCGTCCGCCTCGGGCTGCTGTCGCACGAGGGACAGAACCTGATCCTCACCGCCGCCCTCGCGTCGATCGCCTTGAACTCGTTCGTCTTCAGCTCGGTCGAACCCGCTCGCCGCTGGCTTTCGCGGCGCTCCGCTCTGGCCCGGCGGCTCGAGCACCGCGAGGACCCGCTCGCCGAGCTCCCGCCATCGACCGACCCGTCGCGTCTCACCGGACACGTCGTCCTCGTCGGTTACGGTCGCGTCGGCCGGCGCATCGCCGAGGCCCTCGCCGAGCGTCGCATCCCGTTCGTCGTCGCCGAGCAGAACCGCGAGCTGGTCGAGGAGCTGCGCGCGCAGGGTCTGCCCGCCATCTCGGGCGACGCCTCCGACCCGACCGTCCTCGCCCAGGCGCATCTGCTGCACGCCGACCTGCTCGTCATCGCCGCACCCGAGACCTTCGCGGCGCGCCAGATGGTCGAGATCGCCCGCCGCCTCCGCCCGTCGATCGAGATCCTGCTGCGCACCCACAGCGAGGACGAGGCCGCGCTGCTGCGCGGCGAGGCGCTGACCGAGGTCTTCCTGGGGGAGCACGAGCTCGCCCAGAGCATGATCCGCCGCGTGCTCGCCCGTCGGGACGAACGCTCCGCGACGGCGAGCCGCGCCGAACGCCGAAGGGAACGGACGGCGACCGTCGCCGAGCAACGGCCAACCGCACGCCGCGAAGGAAGGGACGAACGATGACTCGACAGACACCCGCCGCGATCGATCCCGGCACACGGATCGGCCACGTCCATCTCAAGGTCGCCGACCTCGACCGCGCGCTCGCCTTTTATCGCGACGTGCTCGGCTTCGAGCTGACCCAGCGCTTCGGCCCCGGCGCGGCGTTCCTCTCCGCCGGCGGGTACCACCACCATCTCGGGCTCAACGTCTGGGAGAGCCGCGGCGGGAGGCCACCCGCACCCGGGACGACCGGGCTCTACCACTTCGCCATCCTCTATCCGACGCGAGCCGCCCTCGGCGATGCGCTACGCCGACTGCTCGCCGCCGGCATCCCGCTCGACGGAGCCGCCGACCACGGGGTCTCCGAGGCGCTCTATCTGCGCGACCCGGACGGCAACGGCGTCGAGCTCTACCGCGACCGCCCGGAGTCGGAATGGCCGCGGGACGCCGACGGCAACCTGGCGATGGTCACCGAGCCGCTCGATCTCGCCGAGCTCGCCGCCGCGACGGACCGTTGAGACCGCCGGAGCGCCTCGGTGCAGGCGGTGGCATACTCCCGCCACGCACCCGCTCCGAGCTCCGCGCACCGGCTCGTCGCCGTCTCGGGCTCCGGGCCGCCGCAACGGAGGTCTCATGTCGAAGCTCGCCTGCTGGATGACGACGATGACGTTCGCGATCGCGGCCGGCGCCGCCGCCGAAACTCCCGCCACGACCGCTCCCGTGGCGGCGACGGCACCCGCCTATGACGAAGCGCTCGCCCGCTCGCTCGGCGCCGACGAGAACGGCATGCGCGCCTACGTGCTGGTGATTCTCAAGACCGGCCCCACGCGCGTGCCCGACGGCCCCGAGCG
This genomic window from Holophagales bacterium contains:
- a CDS encoding cation:proton antiporter: MPHDVSLITTVAAALGLAMILGLLATRLRMPPLVGYLVAGIVIGPGTPGFVADVSLAGQLAEIGVMLLMFGVGLHLSLEDLLTVRRVAVPGAIVQVVVTTALGIVAATSWSWSPGAALVFGLALSCASTVVLLRALEDGNALTTIDGRIAVGWLIVQDLAMVLVLVLLPPLAGTLGGAPPHSGGTSLGFDLLVTLAKLAAFVVSMLVVGRRLFPRLLFGVAKTGSRELFTLCVIATAVCVAYGSAKLFDVSFALGAFFAGMLMRESEFSHRAAAESLPLRDAFSVLFFVSVGMLFDPRVLLAEPGRVVVVVAIVMIGTPLAAGALALLFRYPLKTALTLGAGFAQIGEFSFMVAALGVRLGLLSHEGQNLILTAALASIALNSFVFSSVEPARRWLSRRSALARRLEHREDPLAELPPSTDPSRLTGHVVLVGYGRVGRRIAEALAERRIPFVVAEQNRELVEELRAQGLPAISGDASDPTVLAQAHLLHADLLVIAAPETFAARQMVEIARRLRPSIEILLRTHSEDEAALLRGEALTEVFLGEHELAQSMIRRVLARRDERSATASRAERRRERTATVAEQRPTARREGRDER
- a CDS encoding VOC family protein, with the translated sequence MTRQTPAAIDPGTRIGHVHLKVADLDRALAFYRDVLGFELTQRFGPGAAFLSAGGYHHHLGLNVWESRGGRPPAPGTTGLYHFAILYPTRAALGDALRRLLAAGIPLDGAADHGVSEALYLRDPDGNGVELYRDRPESEWPRDADGNLAMVTEPLDLAELAAATDR